From Ananas comosus cultivar F153 linkage group 8, ASM154086v1, whole genome shotgun sequence, one genomic window encodes:
- the LOC109713915 gene encoding DNA ligase 1-like, whose amino-acid sequence MSRCFPYPPPKYDEAEIGSIKLLKEQEKAKEKNRRKEKKREKKEKKAALKELENSERSKHELKKRKYEESTTKTPNSSAEQLERSGLTEELELPYATQAADNSPERSQDSNKRRKIAPSPGPSQSNNNGIILRIKLPTAKHTQRDTEPPAATFPLANLMVPERAAVLKQRELELTRLQQQGGDFEPCVRREQSEHKTNFGYQQDDSQPACIPQCKASDQEPQPACKEEEPCFSGRSGEAAPLKSEDGRAHTRRKLSRIEKKERQFMDLIMNWNPPRLEQFEDSDLVDQEWLFATSARPSKPNPQNQDRVGKEEGLLSRENGMVSSLQPRACYLPELGIYQLPYVIPY is encoded by the exons ATGTCTCGGTGCTTCCCCTATCCGCCTCCCAAATACGACGAGGCTGAGATCGGATCCATTAAG CTCCTGAAAGAGCAGGAAAAGGCCAAAGAAAAGAACCggaggaaagagaagaagagggagaagaaagaaaagaaggctGCCCTCAAGGAGCTTGAGAACTCTGAACGTTCAAAACATGAGCTTAAGAAGAGAAAATATGAGGAGAGTACAACAAAAACACCAAACAGCTCAGCAGAGCAGCTTGAGAGGAGTGGCCTCACAGAAGAACTTGAGCTGCCATATGCCACGCAGGCTGCTGATAACTCCCCTGAGAGATCTCAGGACAGTAATAAGAGGAGAAAGATCGCTCCATCGCCTGGCCCTAGCCAATCAAACAATAATG GGATTATTCTACGCATCAAGCTGCCAACAGCGAAGCATACACAGAGAGATACGGAGCCGCCTGCTGCCACCTTCCCCTTGGCGAATTTGATGGTTCCTGAGCGGGCGGCTGTACTGAAACAAAGGGAACTGGAGTTGACCAGGCTCCAGCAACAAGGTGGCGATTTCGAGCCCTGTGTAAGAAGGGAGCAAAGTGAGCATAAGACGAATTTCGGGTACCAACAAGATGACTCGCAACCTGCCTGCATTCCCCAATGTAAGGCAAGTGATCAGGAGCCGCAGCCTGCTTGCAAGGAAGAAGAACCCTGCTTCTCTGGCAGGAGTGGCGAAGCCGCCCCCCTCAAATCGGAGGATGGCCGAGCCCATACCAGGAGGAAGCTCAGTCGAATTGAGAAGAAGGAAAGACAGTTTATGGATTTGATTATGAACTGGAACCCCCCTCGGCTGGAGCAGTTTGAAGATTCAGATCTTGTTGATCAGGAGTGGCTATTTGCGACTTCTGCGAGACCCTCAAAACCCAACCCGCAAAACCAGGACAGAGTTGGTAAAGAGGAAGGCCTTTTGAGTCGTGAGAATGGCATGGTCTCGTCGCTGCAGCCGCGGGCATGCTATCTGCCTGAACTCGGGATTTATCAGTTGCCGTATGTAATTCCATATTGA